A stretch of DNA from Shewanella sediminis HAW-EB3:
CTAAGCACACGACCAGAGGTGGCACAGAGCTGTTCATCTATGGAAAAGATAAACCTAAGCTATTCACGACCGTTATGGCCGTGTTAGACAACAAAAACATCAATGTTCACGAAGCCGGTATCATGGCCTCTAAAGATCAATATGTGCTAGATTCTTTTGTCATTTTAGAGCAGGATGGAAGCCCTGTATCGCGGGTGTCACGAATTCAGGCACTCAGAAAAACACTAATTAAAGCGCTAAACAGTGACACATCTAAGCTGCCAAAATTTAAGAAGCTTTCACGGAAAATGAAACCTTTTAGGGTGCGAACTCAGGTAAATTTCTTGCCCTCTCGGCGCCATGGCACCAGCATGATGGAACTTATTGCACTCGATAGTCCGGGACTCTTGGCAAAAGTTGGGGATATTCTTTATCGATGCCAACTCAAATTGTTGGCAGCAAAAATAACGACTATTGGCGAGCGAGCAGAAGATTTTTTTATTCTGCAAAATACCGAGGGTGAGCAGCTGAATGAAATTCAACAAGAGATGTTGAGACAGAACTTAATCACTGCACTCACAAAGCCTGCTCAATATTAGCGCTTACTGTACAACCTATGAGCAAGACTCAAGCAAACGGTGCATCCAGTATTTGAATTCTGAGTGAGTTATTCTAATTCACTCTTTCATATTCATATCTCGGCAGCACTTTTTAGTGGCTTGTGTATATAATACCGATTGGTATAACCTTTTTAAATCAGATTCAGTCAATAACACAATTGGGAGACGTTAATGGAGGCTTTACGCCAACGCATAGAGGCAGCTTTTGAAGCTCGCGCAGAAATAACCCCTAACTCAGTAGAACCGAGCGTTCGTGCTGATGTAGAGAAAGCAATTAGCATGCTTGATAAAGGTGAAGCTAGAGTTGCTGAGAAAATTGATGGCCAGTGGCACGTTCATCAGTGGCTAAAGAAAGCCGTTCTGCTCTCTTTCCGTATCTTCGATAATGGTGTTATCGATGGTGGCGAAACGAAATACTTCGATAAAGTTCCCATGAAATTTGCCGATTACGATGAAGCTCGCTTCAAAGAGGAAGCAATCCGAGTCGTTCCGCCAGCCACGGTACGTAAAGGCTCTTTCATCGGTAAGAACACGGTTCTGATGCCTTCATATGTGAACCTTGGCGCCTATGTTGACGAGGGTACTATGGTCGATACCTGGGCCACGGTGGGCTCTTGTGCTCAGATAGGTAAGAATGTTCACCTATCTGGCGGTGTTGGCATTGGTGGTGTATTGGAGCCATTACAAGCAGGGCCAACTATCATCGAAGATAACTGTTTCATAGGTGCACGTTCTGAAGTCGTTGAGGGCGTCATTGTCGAAGAGGGTAGCGTTATTTCCATGGGCGTTTATCTTGGACAAAGTACCCGTATCTATGACCGTGAAACAGGTGAGGTTCATTACGGAAGAGTACCGGCTGGCTCGGTTGTCGTTTCAGGGACCTTACCTTCAAAATGCGGAACCTATAATCTTTACGCCGCTATTATTGTCAAAAAAGTTGACGCTAAGACTCGCGGTAAAGTGGGCATCAACGAACTATTAAGAATCGTTGACTAATCCCACCCTTTCCCTGAGTTTCAAGGGTTAGCTAAAGACAAATAAAATCCCACTTCAGGTGGGATTTTTTATGCCCATTCAGGTATTATTTTTTATGCCAATTTGTCGAAATACATAAATTGTTACTCAGGGAAACAGTCTGTTCCCAACTGCACATTTCGATACACTTAGCTACAAATCGCTTACAGCATTTCAGTCGAAAAGGGTCTTTACTCAATAACACACCCTGAATAAAAGACGCTAGGAGCGACCATGAAAAAGTTCATTGCTATCGCAGCCATAATCCTGACCCCACTTGCTTTTAATGCTTCAGCAGCCATGTCTCCTCAGATTGAAAAAACATTGATACAAGTTTGTAAAGCTGGAGCCAGTAACAGTCTATTTAAATTCAACGATACGATGAAAGGCTATCGTATTAACAAGCAGAGAGTCTTCCCTCGCTTAGTTTGTAATGGACAGAGTTATCATCAATTTGCATTGAGTCATGGTGCAGATAGAACAGCCAGTAAGATTGCCCCATATATGAAAGGTCAAGTAACGATTAAAGATTTGGCTATGACTTATAGTTCAGACGAGATGTTGGCGGTGAACTATTAAGCCTTATTAATTAGTCATAAAAATGAAAACAGCCTCATTTGAGGCTGTTTTTTTATTTTAAACGGTCAGGA
This window harbors:
- a CDS encoding DUF3718 domain-containing protein, with the protein product MKKFIAIAAIILTPLAFNASAAMSPQIEKTLIQVCKAGASNSLFKFNDTMKGYRINKQRVFPRLVCNGQSYHQFALSHGADRTASKIAPYMKGQVTIKDLAMTYSSDEMLAVNY
- the dapD gene encoding 2,3,4,5-tetrahydropyridine-2,6-dicarboxylate N-succinyltransferase, with the translated sequence MEALRQRIEAAFEARAEITPNSVEPSVRADVEKAISMLDKGEARVAEKIDGQWHVHQWLKKAVLLSFRIFDNGVIDGGETKYFDKVPMKFADYDEARFKEEAIRVVPPATVRKGSFIGKNTVLMPSYVNLGAYVDEGTMVDTWATVGSCAQIGKNVHLSGGVGIGGVLEPLQAGPTIIEDNCFIGARSEVVEGVIVEEGSVISMGVYLGQSTRIYDRETGEVHYGRVPAGSVVVSGTLPSKCGTYNLYAAIIVKKVDAKTRGKVGINELLRIVD